In Hyla sarda isolate aHylSar1 unplaced genomic scaffold, aHylSar1.hap1 scaffold_504, whole genome shotgun sequence, a single genomic region encodes these proteins:
- the LOC130337686 gene encoding dynein heavy chain-like, which yields YTLYTLHTIYITHTIHITHTIHITHTIHITHYTHYTLYTLHTIHITHTIYITHYIHYTLYTLHTTIHINTLYTLHTIHITHYTHYTHYIHYTLYTLHTIYITYYTHYTHYTHYTLYTLHTLYTLPHYIHYTLYTLHTIHITHYTHYTLYILHTIHITHYIHITHTIHITHYTHYTLYTLHTLYTLHTIYITHYTHYTHYTHYTLYTLHTIY from the exons tacacactatacacattacacactatatacattacacacactatacacattacacacactatacacattacacacactatacacattacacactatacacattacacactatacacattacacactatacacattacacacactatatacattacacactatatacattacacactatatacattacatact actatacacattaacacactatacacattacacactatacacattacacactatacacattacacacactatatacattacacactatatacattacacactatatacattacatactatacacattacacacactatacacattacacactatacacattacacacactatatacattaccacactatatacattacacactatacacattacacactatacatattacacactatacacattacacactatacatattacatactatacacattacacactatatacacattacacacactatacacattacacactatacacattacacactatacacattacacacactatatacattacacactatatacattacacactatacacattacacacactatacacattacacactatatacattacacactatatac